The proteins below are encoded in one region of Limnohabitans sp. 63ED37-2:
- the hisA gene encoding 1-(5-phosphoribosyl)-5-[(5-phosphoribosylamino)methylideneamino]imidazole-4-carboxamide isomerase: MILIPAIDLKDGHCVRLKQGDMDQATTFGEDPAAMARTWLEKGARRLHLVDLNGAFAGKPQNFSAIKSILKAVGDDIPVQLGGGIRDLDTIEKYIDSGLRYVIIGTAAVKNPGFLKDACTAFGGHIIVGLDAKDGKVATDGWSKLTGHEVVDLAKKFEDWGVESIIYTDIGRDGMLSGINIDATVKLAQALTIPVIASGGLSNMADIEQLCAVEDEGVEGVICGRAVYSGDLDFALAQQRADELNG; encoded by the coding sequence ATGATTCTGATCCCCGCCATTGACCTCAAAGACGGCCACTGCGTTCGCCTCAAGCAAGGCGATATGGACCAAGCCACGACCTTTGGCGAAGACCCCGCCGCCATGGCCCGCACTTGGCTGGAAAAAGGCGCACGCCGCTTGCACCTGGTGGATCTGAACGGTGCCTTCGCAGGCAAGCCGCAAAACTTCAGTGCCATCAAGTCCATCCTCAAGGCCGTGGGCGACGACATTCCGGTGCAGCTGGGTGGCGGCATCCGCGATCTGGACACGATTGAAAAATACATCGACAGCGGCCTGCGATACGTCATCATCGGCACCGCCGCCGTCAAGAACCCCGGCTTCTTGAAAGACGCCTGCACCGCCTTTGGTGGCCACATCATCGTGGGCCTGGACGCCAAAGACGGCAAAGTGGCCACCGACGGCTGGAGCAAGCTCACCGGCCACGAAGTGGTGGACTTGGCCAAGAAGTTCGAAGACTGGGGCGTTGAGTCCATCATCTACACCGACATCGGCCGCGACGGCATGCTCAGCGGCATCAACATCGACGCCACCGTCAAGCTGGCCCAAGCCCTTACCATCCCTGTGATCGCTTCGGGCGGCCTGTCCAATATGGCCGACATCGAGCAGCTGTGCGCCGTGGAAGATGAAGGCGTGGAAGGCGTGATTTGTGGCCGCGCCGTGTATTCGGGTGACCTCGACTTCGCGCTGGCGCAGCAACGCGCCGACGAACTCAACGGCTGA
- the hisH gene encoding imidazole glycerol phosphate synthase subunit HisH: MSVNRVAVVDYGMGNLRSVAQAVMHAASSVDHAEVTVTSDPQVVRNAHRVVLPGQGAMPDCMRELCESGLMEAVLEAAATKPLFGVCVGMQMLLDHSDEGDTPGLGLIPGRVVKFDLAGRIQPDGTRFKVPQMGWNQVWQDQPAHALWQSVEDGSWYYFVHSFYAQVANPAHSAAQTDYGGRFACAIARDNIFATQFHPEKSAAQGLALFRNFLHWQP; encoded by the coding sequence ATGAGCGTCAACCGCGTCGCCGTTGTGGACTACGGCATGGGCAACCTGCGAAGCGTGGCGCAGGCGGTGATGCACGCGGCCTCCAGCGTGGACCATGCCGAAGTCACCGTCACATCCGACCCGCAAGTCGTGCGCAACGCGCACCGTGTGGTCTTGCCGGGGCAGGGCGCCATGCCCGATTGCATGCGCGAGCTGTGCGAGTCGGGTTTGATGGAAGCCGTGCTCGAAGCTGCGGCCACCAAACCCCTGTTTGGTGTGTGTGTGGGCATGCAAATGCTGCTGGACCACAGCGACGAAGGCGATACGCCCGGTTTGGGCCTGATCCCTGGCCGTGTGGTCAAGTTCGATTTGGCCGGACGCATCCAGCCCGATGGCACACGCTTCAAAGTGCCACAGATGGGCTGGAACCAGGTCTGGCAAGACCAACCAGCGCATGCCCTATGGCAAAGCGTCGAGGACGGCAGCTGGTATTATTTTGTGCACAGTTTCTATGCCCAGGTGGCCAACCCGGCGCACAGCGCGGCCCAGACCGATTACGGCGGCCGCTTTGCCTGCGCCATTGCCCGTGACAATATTTTTGCCACCCAGTTTCACCCCGAAAAAAGCGCGGCCCAGGGCTTGGCCTTGTTCCGCAATTTCCTCCACTGGCAGCCTTGA
- the hisB gene encoding imidazoleglycerol-phosphate dehydratase HisB: MNRTAAVTRKTAETNIRVALNLDGTGQAKLASGIGFLDHMLDQIARHGLIDLDIACEGDLHIDGHHTVEDIGITLGQAFAQAIGDKKGIRRYGHAYVPLDEALTRVVVDFSGRPGLHMDVNFTSGSLGTLDTQLVYEFFQGFVNHALCTLHIDNLKGVNAHHQCETIFKAFARAVRAALELDPRSVGVIPSTKGSL; encoded by the coding sequence ATGAACCGCACCGCTGCAGTCACCCGCAAGACGGCCGAGACGAACATCCGTGTCGCCCTAAACCTCGACGGCACGGGCCAAGCCAAGCTGGCTTCGGGCATCGGTTTTCTGGACCACATGCTCGACCAGATCGCGCGTCACGGTTTGATCGACTTGGACATCGCTTGTGAAGGCGACTTGCACATCGACGGTCACCACACGGTCGAAGACATCGGCATCACCTTGGGCCAGGCATTTGCGCAGGCCATTGGCGACAAAAAAGGCATCCGCCGTTATGGCCACGCCTACGTGCCGCTCGACGAAGCCCTAACTCGCGTGGTGGTGGATTTTTCGGGCCGCCCTGGTTTGCACATGGATGTGAACTTCACTTCCGGCTCGCTGGGTACGCTGGACACGCAACTGGTTTATGAGTTCTTCCAGGGCTTTGTCAACCATGCGCTGTGCACACTGCACATCGACAACCTCAAGGGTGTCAATGCGCACCATCAGTGCGAGACCATCTTCAAGGCCTTCGCCCGCGCCGTGCGTGCCGCACTCGAACTCGATCCGCGCTCGGTGGGCGTGATCCCCTCGACCAAAGGAAGTCTCTGA
- the hisC gene encoding histidinol-phosphate transaminase — protein sequence MTVSPQLMQRIRQDVQSMHAYAIQDSVGMVKLDAMENPHHLPAELQKALGERLGALALNRYPDGRVNELRHALASYAGMPEGFDIMLGNGSDELISLLAMACDVPGASILAPLPGFVMYAMSAQLQGLAFHGVPLTADFELDEAAMLAAIDQHKPSIVYLAYPNNPTGNLWNDETIEKIVLAQGAQGGLVVMDEAYQPFASKSYMDRIMRHSHVLLMRTLSKFGLAGVRLGYMIGPRALIAEIDKVRPPYNISVLNYECALFALEHAEVFVAQAKDLREQRARLLKELATWPGVTPFPSEANMILARVPDAAKTFEGLKAHGVLIKNISKMHPLLANCLRLTVGTAAENDQLLAALKASL from the coding sequence ATGACCGTGAGCCCCCAACTGATGCAACGCATCCGTCAAGACGTGCAGTCCATGCATGCCTACGCCATCCAGGACTCGGTCGGCATGGTCAAGCTTGACGCGATGGAAAACCCACACCACTTGCCCGCTGAGCTGCAAAAAGCGCTGGGCGAGCGACTGGGGGCCTTGGCGCTCAACCGCTACCCCGATGGCCGCGTGAACGAGTTGCGCCATGCGCTGGCAAGTTACGCAGGCATGCCCGAAGGCTTCGACATCATGCTGGGCAACGGCTCGGACGAATTGATCTCTTTGTTGGCCATGGCCTGCGATGTGCCCGGCGCAAGCATCTTGGCCCCGCTGCCGGGCTTTGTGATGTACGCGATGAGCGCCCAACTGCAAGGCCTCGCTTTCCACGGCGTGCCCCTCACGGCCGACTTTGAACTCGACGAAGCCGCCATGCTGGCCGCCATCGATCAGCACAAGCCTTCCATTGTTTACCTGGCTTACCCCAACAACCCCACGGGCAACCTGTGGAACGACGAGACGATCGAGAAAATCGTGTTGGCCCAAGGCGCACAAGGTGGCCTGGTCGTCATGGACGAGGCCTACCAACCCTTTGCCAGCAAGAGCTACATGGACCGCATCATGCGCCATTCGCATGTCCTGTTGATGCGCACGCTCAGCAAATTCGGCCTGGCAGGTGTGCGTCTGGGCTACATGATCGGCCCCAGGGCGCTGATCGCCGAGATCGACAAAGTGCGCCCACCCTACAACATCAGCGTGTTGAATTACGAGTGTGCGCTGTTTGCCCTGGAGCACGCCGAGGTGTTTGTAGCACAAGCCAAAGACCTGCGCGAGCAGCGTGCCCGTTTGCTGAAAGAACTCGCCACCTGGCCCGGTGTGACCCCGTTCCCCAGCGAGGCCAACATGATCCTGGCCCGCGTGCCCGATGCGGCCAAAACCTTTGAGGGTCTGAAGGCCCACGGTGTGCTGATCAAGAACATTTCTAAAATGCACCCATTGCTCGCCAACTGCCTGCGCCTGACGGTGGGCACGGCCGCAGAAAACGACCAACTCCTTGCCGCTCTGAAAGCTTCCTTATGA
- the hisD gene encoding histidinol dehydrogenase has product MGLHPKPLQLNTADAGFEAAFAARLHWSADTDAAIERRVADILADVQKRGDDAVLEYTQRFDGLQAPDVKALEITQAELKAALDSLPAAQREALQAAAARVRTYHEAQKKASGESWSYRDEDGTLLGQKVTPLDRVGIYVPGGKAAYPSSVLMNAIPAHVAGVQDIIMVVPTPVRGSVATGGSGEATASSRGERNELVLAAAYVAGVTRAFTVGGAQAVAALAYGTATIPKVDKITGPGNAYVASAKKRVFGTVGIDMIAGPSEILVLADGSTPADWVAMDLFSQAEHDELAQSILLCPDAAYIAEVQAAIDRLLPTMPRREIIAKSLNDRGALILTRSMEEACAISNRIAPEHLEVSSRDPHRWEPLLRHAGAIFMGAFTSESLGDYCAGPNHVLPTSGTARFSSPLGVYDFQKRSSLIEVSEAGAQPLGRIAAELAYGEGLQAHARAAELRLNPVPPMREPT; this is encoded by the coding sequence ATGGGATTGCACCCCAAACCTTTGCAACTGAACACGGCCGACGCCGGTTTTGAAGCGGCCTTTGCGGCCCGCCTGCATTGGTCTGCCGACACCGACGCCGCCATCGAGCGACGTGTGGCCGACATCCTGGCCGATGTGCAAAAGCGTGGCGATGACGCCGTTCTGGAATACACCCAGCGTTTTGATGGCCTGCAAGCGCCCGATGTGAAAGCTTTGGAGATCACCCAAGCCGAACTGAAAGCGGCACTCGACAGCCTGCCCGCCGCACAACGCGAAGCCCTACAAGCCGCCGCCGCACGCGTGCGCACGTACCACGAAGCCCAGAAAAAGGCCTCGGGCGAGAGCTGGAGCTACCGCGACGAAGACGGCACGCTGCTCGGTCAAAAAGTCACACCGCTCGACCGCGTGGGCATTTATGTGCCTGGTGGCAAAGCCGCTTACCCTTCTTCGGTGTTGATGAACGCCATCCCCGCGCATGTGGCCGGTGTGCAAGACATCATCATGGTGGTGCCCACCCCCGTGCGCGGCAGCGTGGCCACGGGCGGCTCTGGAGAGGCGACCGCTTCCAGCCGGGGTGAGCGCAATGAACTCGTGTTGGCCGCCGCCTATGTGGCGGGTGTCACGCGTGCCTTCACGGTGGGTGGTGCGCAAGCCGTGGCGGCTTTGGCCTATGGCACCGCCACCATCCCCAAAGTGGACAAGATCACCGGCCCGGGCAACGCCTATGTGGCCAGTGCCAAAAAGCGGGTGTTCGGCACCGTGGGCATCGACATGATCGCGGGCCCCTCAGAAATTCTGGTCTTGGCCGATGGCAGCACGCCCGCCGATTGGGTGGCGATGGATTTGTTCAGCCAGGCCGAGCACGACGAGTTGGCGCAAAGCATCTTGCTGTGCCCCGATGCGGCCTACATCGCCGAAGTGCAAGCCGCCATTGACCGCCTGCTGCCCACCATGCCCCGCCGCGAGATCATCGCCAAGTCGCTCAACGACCGGGGCGCTTTGATCCTCACGCGCAGCATGGAAGAAGCCTGCGCCATCAGCAATCGCATTGCGCCCGAGCACCTGGAGGTGTCGAGCCGCGACCCGCACCGCTGGGAGCCGCTGTTGCGCCACGCCGGGGCCATCTTTATGGGGGCTTTCACCAGCGAGTCGCTGGGCGACTACTGCGCTGGTCCCAACCATGTGCTGCCCACCAGCGGCACGGCGCGTTTCTCCTCGCCACTGGGCGTGTACGACTTCCAAAAACGCAGCAGCCTGATCGAGGTGAGCGAAGCCGGTGCCCAGCCTCTGGGCCGCATCGCCGCCGAGCTGGCCTATGGTGAAGGTTTGCAAGCGCACGCCCGCGCCGCTGAGTTGCGCTTGAACCCTGTTCCCCCCATGCGAGAGCCGACATGA
- the hisG gene encoding ATP phosphoribosyltransferase encodes MITLALSKGRIFDETLPLLKAAGIEVLEDPEKSRKLILPTNQANVRVVLVRASDVPTYVEYGGADLGVTGLDTLIEHGGQGLYQPLDLNIAKCRMSVAVRADDDYAALVRTGARLKVATKYTTIARDFFATKGVHVDLIKLYGSMELAPLTGLADAIVDLVSTGNTLKANHLVEVERIMDISSRLVVNQAALKLKQAPIRAIIDAFAGAVKKD; translated from the coding sequence ATGATCACGCTGGCCCTGTCCAAAGGACGCATCTTTGACGAAACCCTGCCGCTGCTCAAAGCCGCTGGCATCGAGGTGCTCGAAGACCCCGAAAAATCGCGCAAGCTGATCTTGCCCACCAACCAAGCCAACGTGCGTGTGGTGCTGGTGCGGGCCAGCGATGTGCCCACCTATGTGGAATACGGCGGAGCCGATCTGGGTGTGACCGGTCTTGACACCCTCATTGAGCATGGCGGCCAGGGCTTGTATCAGCCGCTTGACCTGAACATCGCCAAATGCCGCATGAGCGTGGCGGTGCGGGCCGATGACGACTACGCGGCGCTGGTGCGCACAGGTGCTCGCCTGAAAGTGGCCACCAAATACACGACCATCGCCCGCGACTTTTTTGCCACCAAAGGCGTGCACGTTGACCTGATCAAGCTGTACGGCAGCATGGAGCTGGCGCCACTCACGGGCCTGGCCGATGCCATCGTCGATCTGGTGTCCACCGGCAACACGCTCAAGGCCAACCATTTGGTCGAGGTCGAACGCATCATGGACATCAGCTCGCGCTTGGTCGTGAACCAGGCGGCGCTCAAACTCAAGCAAGCGCCGATCCGCGCCATCATCGACGCCTTTGCGGGCGCAGTGAAGAAAGACTGA
- the murA gene encoding UDP-N-acetylglucosamine 1-carboxyvinyltransferase yields the protein MDKLKIRGGHRLQGTLDVSGAKNAALPELCAALLSAEPVTLANVPRLQDVSTMLKLIRNMGVTAEHHEDGRVTLNAGALNNPEAPYELVKTMRASVLALGPLLARFGHAKVSLPGGCAIGSRPVDQHIKGLQAMGAVITVDHGYMLASLPQGRTRLKGAHITTDMVTVTGTENFMMAAALAEGETVLENAAQEPEIPDLAEMLIKMGAKIEGHGTRRIRIQGVDRLHGCEHQVVADRIEAGTFLCAVAATGGDVVLRHGRADHLEVVIEKLRDAGATIEAGNDFIRVKADGRLKAQSFRTTEYPGFPTDMQAQFMALNCISQGASKVTETIFENRFMHVNELVRLGAHIQIDGKVSVIEGVEKLSGATVMATDLRASASLVIAGLVAEGETIVDRIYHLDRGYDRMELKLRGLGADIERVK from the coding sequence ATGGATAAACTGAAAATTCGCGGTGGCCACCGCCTGCAAGGCACGCTCGATGTGTCGGGCGCCAAGAACGCTGCCCTGCCCGAGTTGTGCGCCGCTTTGCTGAGCGCCGAGCCCGTCACGCTGGCCAATGTGCCGCGCCTGCAAGACGTCTCGACCATGCTCAAGCTGATCCGCAACATGGGCGTGACAGCTGAGCACCACGAAGACGGTCGCGTCACGCTGAATGCCGGGGCTTTGAACAACCCTGAAGCTCCTTACGAACTGGTGAAAACCATGCGGGCCTCGGTGTTGGCGCTGGGTCCTTTGTTGGCACGCTTTGGCCACGCCAAGGTGTCGCTGCCCGGCGGTTGCGCCATTGGCTCGCGCCCGGTCGACCAGCACATCAAAGGCCTGCAGGCCATGGGTGCGGTCATCACGGTGGACCACGGCTACATGCTGGCCAGCTTGCCCCAAGGCCGCACGCGCCTCAAAGGTGCACACATCACCACCGACATGGTCACCGTCACCGGCACTGAAAACTTCATGATGGCTGCTGCTTTGGCCGAAGGCGAGACGGTGCTCGAAAACGCCGCCCAGGAGCCCGAGATTCCCGACCTGGCCGAGATGCTGATCAAGATGGGCGCGAAGATCGAAGGCCACGGCACGCGCCGCATCCGCATTCAGGGTGTGGACCGTTTGCACGGTTGTGAGCACCAAGTGGTGGCCGACCGCATCGAAGCGGGCACCTTCCTTTGTGCTGTGGCGGCCACGGGCGGCGATGTGGTCTTGCGTCACGGCCGCGCCGACCACCTCGAAGTGGTCATCGAAAAGCTGCGTGATGCCGGGGCCACCATCGAGGCGGGTAATGATTTCATCCGCGTCAAGGCCGACGGCCGACTGAAGGCCCAGAGCTTTCGCACCACCGAATACCCGGGTTTTCCGACCGACATGCAGGCGCAGTTCATGGCGCTCAACTGCATCTCGCAAGGCGCGAGCAAAGTGACCGAAACGATTTTTGAAAACCGCTTCATGCACGTCAACGAGCTGGTGCGCCTGGGTGCGCACATCCAGATCGACGGCAAGGTGTCGGTGATCGAGGGCGTGGAAAAGCTCTCGGGCGCTACCGTGATGGCCACCGATTTGCGGGCCTCAGCCAGCTTGGTGATTGCCGGTTTGGTGGCCGAAGGCGAAACCATCGTCGACCGCATTTACCACCTGGACCGCGGCTACGACCGGATGGAATTGAAACTGCGCGGCCTGGGTGCCGACATTGAAAGAGTCAAATGA
- a CDS encoding BolA family protein yields the protein MNAEQLQAIIAAGLSCTHLSVEGDGRHWSAVVVSETFAGMRPIARHQRVYATLGQKMHTDEVHALSMKTYTPAEWAAQAK from the coding sequence ATGAACGCTGAGCAACTCCAAGCCATCATCGCCGCAGGCCTTTCGTGCACCCACCTGAGCGTGGAGGGTGATGGTCGCCACTGGAGCGCTGTGGTCGTGTCCGAAACCTTTGCGGGCATGCGCCCCATTGCCCGGCACCAACGGGTGTACGCCACGCTGGGCCAAAAAATGCACACAGACGAGGTGCACGCCTTGTCGATGAAGACCTACACGCCCGCCGAATGGGCTGCCCAGGCGAAATGA
- a CDS encoding ABC transporter permease gives MTGWQTLLYKEVLRFWKVAFQTVGAPVLTSVLYMLIFGHVLEDHVKVYDSVAYTSFLLPGLMMMGVLQNAFANSSSSLVQSKIMGSLVFLLLTPLSHRSWFVAYVGSSVVRGLAVGLGVFVITGWMVNITFVNPFWILAFAVMGAALMGSLGVIAGLWAEKFDQMAAFQNFIIMPMTFLSGVFYSIQSLPPFWQKLSHLNPFFYMIDGFRYGFFGQSDVSPWISLAVVGTALAAISALTLHLLRIGYKIRS, from the coding sequence ATGACCGGCTGGCAAACCCTGCTCTACAAAGAGGTGCTGCGTTTTTGGAAAGTGGCTTTCCAGACCGTAGGGGCCCCCGTGCTCACCTCGGTGCTGTACATGCTCATCTTCGGCCATGTGCTCGAAGACCACGTCAAGGTCTACGACAGTGTGGCCTACACCTCGTTTTTGCTGCCGGGCCTGATGATGATGGGCGTGCTGCAAAACGCTTTTGCCAACAGCTCGTCGAGCCTGGTGCAAAGCAAGATCATGGGCAGCTTGGTGTTTTTGTTGCTCACGCCTTTGTCGCACCGCAGCTGGTTTGTGGCCTATGTGGGCTCTTCGGTGGTGCGCGGGCTGGCCGTGGGCTTGGGCGTCTTCGTCATCACCGGCTGGATGGTCAACATCACCTTCGTCAACCCGTTTTGGATTTTGGCCTTTGCCGTCATGGGCGCGGCTTTGATGGGCTCTTTGGGTGTGATTGCTGGGCTGTGGGCCGAGAAGTTTGACCAAATGGCCGCCTTCCAGAACTTCATCATCATGCCCATGACGTTTTTGTCGGGTGTGTTTTATTCCATCCAGTCCTTGCCGCCGTTTTGGCAAAAGCTCAGCCACCTGAACCCGTTTTTCTACATGATCGATGGCTTCCGTTATGGCTTTTTTGGCCAAAGCGATGTTTCCCCATGGATCAGCCTGGCGGTGGTGGGCACTGCCTTGGCCGCCATCAGTGCCTTGACCCTTCACCTTTTGCGCATCGGCTACAAAATCCGAAGCTGA
- a CDS encoding ABC transporter ATP-binding protein: MPALSFQSVSKIYPAKQAGAATFKALNQVSFDVEEGEFFGLLGPNGAGKTTLISTLAGLSRPTTGRVLVHGHDVQSDYAAARRLLGVVPQELVFDPFFTVRESLRIQSGYFGVKKNEAWIDELLESLGLADKAGSNMRQLSGGMKRRVLVAQALVHKPRVIVLDEPTAGVDVELRQTLWAFIAKLNKQGHTVLLTTHYLEEAEALCGRIAMLKRGQLLALERTSDLLRSATSQVLRFKLDGDLPPAVAAIARVTGRIVQLPVHNAVEIEKHLATIRTAGLVAEDVEIRQADLEDVFLEVMNRKQTAAGALA; this comes from the coding sequence ATGCCAGCGCTCTCTTTTCAATCCGTCTCCAAGATCTACCCAGCCAAACAGGCGGGCGCAGCCACGTTCAAAGCGCTCAACCAAGTCAGCTTTGATGTGGAGGAGGGCGAATTCTTTGGTCTGCTCGGTCCCAACGGTGCGGGCAAAACCACCCTGATCAGCACCTTGGCGGGCCTGAGTCGACCCACCACCGGGCGTGTGTTGGTGCATGGCCACGATGTGCAAAGTGATTACGCCGCTGCACGCCGCCTGCTGGGCGTGGTGCCACAAGAGCTGGTGTTTGACCCCTTTTTCACGGTGCGCGAATCGCTGCGCATTCAGTCGGGCTATTTCGGCGTCAAGAAAAACGAGGCCTGGATCGACGAATTGTTGGAGAGTTTGGGCTTGGCCGACAAGGCGGGATCCAACATGCGCCAACTCTCAGGCGGCATGAAGCGCCGTGTGCTGGTGGCCCAAGCTTTGGTGCACAAACCACGTGTGATCGTGCTCGACGAGCCCACTGCTGGGGTCGATGTGGAGCTGCGCCAGACTTTGTGGGCCTTCATCGCCAAACTCAACAAGCAAGGCCACACCGTCTTGCTCACCACCCATTACCTCGAAGAGGCTGAGGCCCTGTGTGGCCGCATTGCCATGCTCAAGCGCGGCCAATTGCTGGCGCTCGAGCGCACGTCTGACTTGCTGCGTTCGGCCACCAGCCAAGTGCTGCGTTTCAAGCTCGACGGCGACTTGCCGCCTGCCGTGGCCGCCATCGCCCGCGTCACGGGCCGCATCGTTCAGCTGCCCGTGCACAATGCGGTCGAGATTGAAAAACACCTCGCCACCATACGCACCGCTGGCTTGGTCGCTGAAGATGTTGAAATTCGCCAAGCCGACCTGGAAGACGTGTTCCTCGAAGTCATGAACCGCAAACAAACCGCCGCGGGGGCCCTGGCATGA
- a CDS encoding STAS domain-containing protein: MSPLKLPATLLHDQADACLALWASQLAQSTTALPHEVALDASELTEFDSSALAVLLGLRRLLGHKGSALRVEGMTPRLRELASLYGVMDLLQPV, from the coding sequence ATGAGTCCCCTGAAATTACCCGCCACCTTGCTGCACGATCAGGCCGATGCCTGTTTGGCGCTGTGGGCGTCTCAATTGGCGCAATCGACTACCGCTTTGCCGCACGAGGTGGCACTCGACGCCTCGGAATTGACGGAATTTGACTCCTCGGCGCTGGCCGTGCTGCTGGGTTTGCGCCGGTTGCTGGGGCACAAAGGCAGTGCTTTGCGGGTCGAGGGCATGACGCCGCGCCTGCGCGAATTGGCCAGTTTGTATGGGGTGATGGACCTGCTCCAACCCGTTTGA
- a CDS encoding MlaC/ttg2D family ABC transporter substrate-binding protein: MFKTDTAIFLSRRHVLAASLAASLLGVSGQAMAADEAPEAFIQRVTNDTLNTIKADKALRNGDINKIMQLVDTQLMPHVNFRRMTALATGPAWRKATPEQQKRLQEEFKVLLVRTYSGALSQITDQVVVVKPLRAGQDDKNLVVNTEVRGKGDPIQLDYRLEKTPGQGSGWMIFDLNVLGVWLIENYRNQFTKEINAGGIDALIASLAARNKSNAKAS; the protein is encoded by the coding sequence ATGTTCAAAACCGATACCGCAATTTTCCTGAGCCGCCGCCATGTCCTGGCGGCCTCTTTGGCCGCCAGCTTGTTGGGGGTGTCCGGCCAGGCCATGGCCGCCGACGAGGCGCCCGAGGCCTTCATTCAGCGCGTCACCAACGACACGCTCAACACCATTAAGGCCGACAAGGCGCTGCGCAACGGCGACATCAACAAGATCATGCAGCTGGTCGACACGCAGCTGATGCCGCATGTGAACTTCCGCCGCATGACCGCTCTGGCCACGGGCCCGGCCTGGCGCAAGGCGACGCCCGAGCAACAAAAGCGCTTGCAAGAAGAGTTCAAGGTCTTGTTAGTGCGCACCTACTCGGGCGCCCTGAGCCAGATCACCGACCAAGTCGTGGTGGTCAAGCCCTTGCGGGCCGGTCAGGACGACAAAAACCTGGTGGTCAACACCGAGGTGCGTGGCAAAGGGGACCCGATTCAGCTGGACTACCGCCTCGAAAAAACCCCGGGTCAAGGTTCTGGCTGGATGATTTTTGACCTCAACGTCTTGGGCGTGTGGCTGATCGAAAACTACCGCAACCAGTTCACCAAAGAAATCAATGCCGGTGGCATTGACGCGCTGATCGCCAGCTTGGCCGCACGCAACAAGTCCAACGCCAAGGCGTCTTGA
- a CDS encoding MlaA family lipoprotein, translating to MIAWTKRMASLAMLASLLVLQGCATVQTADARDPWESMNRSVYQFNEVVDTVAIKPAAQLYVKALPSFVRTGVSNFLGNLGDVWSMANSALQLKGQATVETFMRIHVNTFLGLGGLLDVATEMRLEKRKEDFGQTLGHWGVKPGPYVVLPLLGPSTLRDSLALPLDMQGDASQRFSDEATRNALTATRILDIRSGLLQTVDVVKAASLDPYSFVRDGYLQKRRNDIYDGNPPSSFDYGDGVSDPK from the coding sequence ATGATCGCCTGGACGAAACGCATGGCATCGCTGGCGATGTTGGCCAGCCTGCTGGTCTTGCAGGGCTGCGCTACCGTGCAAACCGCCGATGCACGAGACCCATGGGAGTCGATGAACCGCAGCGTCTACCAATTCAATGAAGTGGTGGACACGGTCGCCATCAAGCCCGCAGCGCAGTTGTATGTGAAGGCACTGCCCAGCTTTGTGCGCACAGGCGTGAGCAACTTTTTGGGCAATTTGGGCGATGTCTGGTCCATGGCCAACAGTGCTCTGCAGCTCAAGGGGCAGGCCACCGTGGAGACCTTCATGCGCATTCACGTGAACACGTTTTTGGGGCTGGGTGGCTTGCTGGACGTGGCGACCGAAATGCGCCTTGAAAAACGCAAGGAAGACTTTGGCCAGACCCTGGGCCACTGGGGCGTCAAGCCCGGCCCCTATGTGGTGCTGCCATTGCTCGGGCCGTCCACCTTGCGTGACAGCCTGGCCTTGCCGCTGGACATGCAGGGTGATGCGTCACAGCGGTTCTCGGACGAGGCCACTCGCAACGCTTTGACCGCCACCCGCATTTTGGACATCCGCTCGGGACTGCTGCAAACAGTGGACGTGGTCAAGGCTGCATCGCTGGACCCCTATTCTTTTGTGCGGGATGGCTATTTGCAAAAACGCCGCAACGACATTTACGACGGCAACCCCCCATCGAGTTTCGACTACGGGGACGGAGTTTCCGACCCGAAATAA